In the Colwellia sp. 20A7 genome, one interval contains:
- a CDS encoding MBL fold metallo-hydrolase RNA specificity domain-containing protein, whose protein sequence is MNIQHHGAVNGVTGSCHQLHINNQNSILIDCGLFQGAEKDGGKTSADNNHDTNDEVSNAAQLTIDFDISTVRALIVTHCHIDHVGRIPYLLAAGFRGPIYATKATAQLLPLVIEDALKVGVTRNKSIIDACLKLLKNQLIPVDYKQWQAINITNTKPANEKSASKAAENKAAAIKDATTAKIKFQMAGHILGSAYIEVEIASTQNNTNKSNHHKSTKHRIVFSGDLGAPYAPLLPAPKSPYRADTLIIESTYGDKNHQRRKERTQQLQHIIEKAVADNGVVLIPAFSIGRTQELLYELESIIFQQQRAQHQRAKQQKANQTAVSKNNQQKKQQTDQADQLATMWQNIDIIVDSPMAAKFTEQYRNFKTLWDNEAKRKLNAGRHPLNFEQLYTVNSHQEHLDTIAYLAKGRNFTNAKPAIVIAASGMCSGGRIVNYLKAFLTDSTTDVLFVGYQTQGTLGRSIQQYGPTLAQPNKQGYVYIDGSRITINAMVHTISSYSAHADQNGLINFVKRMHHKPQHIKIVHGDEDAKQALAQKYQQLLPNAKIEIPMG, encoded by the coding sequence ATGAATATTCAACATCACGGGGCGGTAAATGGTGTTACTGGCTCATGTCATCAACTTCATATCAACAACCAGAACTCAATCCTAATCGACTGCGGTCTATTTCAAGGTGCAGAAAAAGATGGCGGAAAAACCAGTGCTGACAATAACCATGACACCAATGACGAAGTAAGTAACGCAGCACAGCTCACTATCGATTTTGACATCAGCACTGTACGAGCATTAATTGTCACCCATTGCCACATCGATCACGTTGGCCGAATTCCTTATCTACTCGCAGCAGGATTTCGCGGGCCAATATACGCCACAAAAGCGACTGCCCAATTATTACCTTTAGTGATTGAAGACGCGTTAAAAGTTGGTGTTACTCGCAATAAATCGATTATTGATGCCTGCTTAAAATTATTAAAAAACCAACTTATCCCCGTAGACTACAAACAATGGCAAGCAATCAACATAACGAATACAAAACCAGCTAATGAAAAATCAGCGAGTAAAGCAGCAGAGAATAAAGCAGCAGCGATTAAAGACGCTACAACGGCTAAAATTAAATTTCAAATGGCAGGGCACATTTTAGGCTCTGCTTATATAGAGGTAGAAATAGCCAGTACCCAAAACAACACGAATAAAAGTAACCATCATAAAAGCACCAAACATCGCATCGTATTCTCTGGTGATCTCGGTGCGCCTTATGCTCCATTGTTACCAGCACCTAAAAGTCCTTATCGCGCTGATACCTTAATTATAGAATCTACCTATGGCGATAAAAATCATCAACGTAGAAAAGAGCGCACTCAACAATTACAACATATTATTGAAAAAGCGGTGGCTGACAATGGCGTAGTACTTATTCCTGCGTTTAGCATTGGTAGAACACAAGAACTCTTATACGAACTAGAAAGTATCATCTTTCAACAACAAAGAGCCCAACATCAAAGAGCTAAACAACAAAAAGCCAATCAAACAGCCGTCTCAAAAAATAATCAACAAAAAAAACAGCAAACAGATCAAGCCGATCAGCTTGCAACAATGTGGCAAAATATCGACATTATTGTCGACTCACCCATGGCAGCAAAATTTACCGAGCAATACCGCAACTTTAAAACCTTATGGGACAACGAAGCTAAACGTAAACTTAACGCTGGTCGTCATCCATTAAACTTTGAACAGCTTTATACCGTTAATAGTCATCAAGAGCATCTCGACACAATTGCTTATTTAGCCAAAGGACGAAATTTTACTAACGCAAAGCCTGCTATCGTTATTGCCGCAAGTGGAATGTGTAGTGGTGGCAGAATAGTAAATTATCTTAAAGCGTTTTTAACCGACAGCACTACTGATGTGCTTTTTGTTGGCTATCAAACACAAGGAACTTTAGGACGCAGTATTCAGCAATATGGGCCAACACTCGCACAGCCCAATAAACAAGGGTATGTTTATATAGACGGTAGCCGAATAACAATTAACGCCATGGTGCATACCATTAGTAGTTATTCTGCCCATGCCGATCAAAATGGCCTGATTAATTTTGTTAAGCGCATGCACCACAAACCACAACATATAAAAATAGTGCATGGCGACGAAGATGCGAAACAAGCTTTAGCACAAAAATATCAACAACTATTGCCGAATGCCAAAATAGAAATTCCAATGGGCTAA